Proteins co-encoded in one Pseudomonadota bacterium genomic window:
- a CDS encoding alpha/beta hydrolase, whose amino-acid sequence MYSVKYCCIIILSGLYLFFLCASSLAGEIKPGSGYFTYEDRIRDNKNRDISVYYHCPTSFTKTDPIVIIMHGNSRKVLRFWRPWKAYADQYNALILAPEFDKFDFPGSLSYHSGGIYDIATGDEKPEKEWTFSIVDRIFDRAKFLTGSVQKKFLLYGHSAGGQFVHRYLTFKGGSKVARAVAANAGWYTLPLFTIDFPYGMGDSPANSSNLKPLFATDLTILLGDRDTRQTKNLRQTREAKDQGPHRLARGKFYFQIGQEAALRNNLQFNWKLKTVAGVGHSNKGMASTAASILLKKNP is encoded by the coding sequence ATGTATTCGGTTAAATATTGCTGCATCATAATATTATCTGGCCTTTATCTGTTTTTTTTATGTGCCTCCTCCTTAGCTGGCGAAATCAAGCCTGGATCCGGATATTTTACCTATGAAGACCGGATTAGAGATAATAAAAACCGAGATATCTCAGTTTACTATCATTGTCCGACATCCTTTACAAAGACCGATCCCATCGTAATCATAATGCATGGCAATAGCCGCAAGGTGTTGCGTTTCTGGCGACCATGGAAAGCTTATGCTGATCAGTATAATGCCCTTATTCTTGCCCCAGAATTTGATAAATTCGACTTTCCTGGAAGCCTATCATATCATTCTGGAGGCATATACGATATTGCCACGGGCGACGAAAAGCCCGAAAAGGAATGGACATTCAGTATAGTCGATCGCATTTTTGATCGTGCCAAATTTCTAACTGGTTCAGTGCAGAAAAAATTCTTACTCTACGGTCACTCTGCTGGCGGGCAATTTGTCCACCGTTATTTAACATTCAAGGGCGGTTCCAAGGTAGCGAGGGCCGTCGCAGCAAATGCTGGATGGTATACGTTGCCGTTATTTACCATAGATTTTCCATACGGTATGGGAGACAGCCCAGCAAACAGCAGTAATTTGAAGCCACTTTTCGCGACAGATTTAACCATTCTCCTCGGCGATCGCGATACCCGCCAAACAAAGAATCTTCGCCAAACACGGGAAGCCAAGGATCAAGGCCCTCACCGCTTAGCGAGGGGTAAATTTTACTTCCAGATCGGTCAAGAAGCGGCGCTAAGGAACAACCTTCAATTCAACTGGAAACTAAAGACAGTAGCCGGAGTGGGTCACTCGAATAAGGGAATGGCCAGCACCGCTGCCAGCATTTTACTCAAAAAAAATCCTTAA
- the lipB gene encoding lipoyl(octanoyl) transferase LipB: MLKHVEWKISDHPVKYHEAIALMENRVADIREGTKPELIWLLEHPPLITAGTSARSDDLFDTNRFPVFDSGRGGQYTYHGPGQRVVYAMLDLRVRGADVRQFIRNLEEWIILALSQFNINAERRADRIGIWVRGSGNSENKIAAIGIRIRHWISFHGIAINVDPDLDHFSVIRPCGIERQKYGVTSLVDLGLPVTLEDLDMALMECFENVFG; the protein is encoded by the coding sequence ATTTTGAAACACGTTGAATGGAAGATAAGTGACCATCCGGTAAAATACCATGAGGCCATAGCTCTGATGGAAAATCGCGTCGCTGATATCCGGGAAGGTACTAAGCCTGAATTAATTTGGCTTTTAGAACACCCCCCTTTGATCACTGCGGGCACTAGTGCAAGGTCAGATGACCTCTTTGACACAAATCGTTTCCCAGTCTTCGACAGCGGTCGGGGCGGACAATATACATATCACGGACCCGGTCAGCGTGTAGTTTATGCAATGTTAGATTTGCGTGTTCGTGGTGCAGATGTTCGCCAGTTTATTCGTAATTTAGAAGAGTGGATAATTCTTGCCTTGTCGCAGTTTAACATCAATGCCGAACGACGAGCAGATCGTATTGGTATTTGGGTACGCGGGTCTGGGAATAGTGAAAATAAAATAGCTGCAATAGGTATCCGTATTCGTCATTGGATAAGTTTTCATGGGATTGCTATTAATGTTGACCCCGATTTGGATCACTTTTCGGTTATACGCCCCTGCGGTATTGAGCGTCAGAAATATGGGGTTACCTCCTTAGTTGATCTTGGGCTGCCAGTCACGTTAGAGGATCTTGATATGGCATTAATGGAGTGTTTTGAAAATGTATTCGGTTAA
- a CDS encoding magnesium transporter, with amino-acid sequence MVRDQAAALGSNAGTQALMVAVRAIATKELTVNNGTRTIGEEILFGGINGILLPAILFFIVGLWFSDLSLGVVFGLAIIINMVVAGLIGVGVPVALYRGGIGPALASCVLVTAITDIIGFFAS; translated from the coding sequence TTGGTACGTGACCAAGCAGCTGCATTGGGTAGCAACGCAGGTACTCAAGCATTAATGGTGGCCGTCCGTGCTATTGCAACCAAAGAGTTGACAGTAAATAATGGAACTAGGACAATTGGGGAGGAGATACTGTTTGGCGGTATTAACGGCATACTTCTCCCTGCAATACTATTTTTTATTGTCGGTTTGTGGTTTTCTGACTTGAGTTTGGGTGTAGTGTTTGGGTTGGCAATAATCATCAACATGGTTGTTGCCGGACTCATCGGTGTCGGAGTGCCCGTAGCACTATACCGGGGAGGTATTGGTCCAGCGTTAGCATCATGCGTTCTAGTAACAGCAATTACAGATATTATTGGGTTTTTTGCTTCCTAG
- a CDS encoding SDR family oxidoreductase: protein MPTVMITGASRGIGREFVKQYLKAGWDVIATCRNPEGAGYRNGEALQLDIADPTNLKNLSEQLSGKAIDLLINNAGVNLAKNTDIGTFDYDSWAETFLVNVLAPLRVAELFIPNIKISERRQIVFLSSIMASLEQNTGGMPVYRSSKAALNQAVVTITPQLRLKGITTLLIHPGWVKTDMGGPNAAIDVQTSVSGMRETFDSLTLDRTGSYVNYDGKIIPW from the coding sequence ATGCCAACAGTAATGATAACGGGTGCTAGCAGAGGTATTGGTCGTGAATTTGTCAAACAGTATCTTAAGGCAGGTTGGGATGTAATAGCTACATGCCGTAACCCAGAGGGTGCCGGCTACCGAAATGGAGAAGCTCTACAGCTGGATATTGCTGATCCAACAAATCTTAAAAATCTCTCGGAGCAGCTGTCGGGAAAAGCAATAGACCTCTTAATTAATAACGCTGGCGTTAACCTCGCAAAAAATACAGATATTGGCACTTTCGACTATGACTCTTGGGCTGAAACTTTTTTGGTAAACGTTCTAGCACCGCTCCGAGTTGCAGAGCTTTTTATACCGAACATTAAAATTTCGGAACGAAGGCAGATCGTATTCCTTTCAAGTATAATGGCAAGTCTCGAACAAAATACTGGTGGAATGCCGGTCTATCGTTCTTCTAAGGCAGCCCTTAACCAGGCTGTGGTAACTATTACTCCTCAGCTTCGTCTCAAAGGTATCACAACATTACTAATACATCCCGGTTGGGTTAAGACTGACATGGGAGGGCCAAATGCAGCTATTGATGTTCAAACTAGCGTTTCCGGTATGAGGGAGACATTCGACTCGTTGACACTTGACCGTACAGGGTCTTATGTCAATTACGACGGGAAAATAATTCCGTGGTGA
- a CDS encoding 2-hydroxychromene-2-carboxylate isomerase, with protein sequence MRKLKPIEFYFEFASPYGYFASVTVDSIAEKYGRTVLWRPIMLGVALNATGSKPNVLVPMKGEYFKRDIERCAKVINLPFSLPEKIPMNSLSASRAFYWLNEQDPSKAKDLAAAIYYEHWGLGNDMSDLDDVARVAEAIEVDGEQLKAGCQSQIIKDKLREITMASVDAGVFGSPFIIADDEQFWGHDRLNLLEKWLDAGHW encoded by the coding sequence ATGCGAAAATTGAAGCCAATTGAATTTTATTTCGAGTTTGCCAGTCCATATGGTTACTTTGCCAGTGTTACAGTAGATAGTATTGCTGAAAAATACGGGCGTACGGTCTTATGGCGCCCAATAATGTTAGGCGTCGCTTTAAATGCTACTGGTAGCAAGCCAAATGTATTAGTGCCTATGAAAGGTGAGTATTTTAAACGCGATATTGAACGTTGTGCCAAGGTGATAAATTTGCCTTTTTCTTTGCCCGAAAAAATACCCATGAATTCGCTATCGGCTAGTCGTGCTTTTTATTGGCTAAATGAACAAGACCCCAGCAAAGCAAAGGACTTAGCAGCCGCTATCTATTATGAACATTGGGGTCTAGGTAATGACATGAGCGATCTTGACGACGTGGCGCGGGTTGCTGAAGCGATTGAGGTAGATGGAGAACAATTAAAGGCTGGTTGCCAAAGTCAGATAATAAAAGACAAACTGAGAGAGATTACTATGGCGTCGGTTGACGCTGGTGTATTTGGATCACCTTTTATCATTGCTGACGATGAACAATTTTGGGGGCACGACCGTCTCAATCTGCTGGAAAAATGGCTCGATGCTGGTCATTGGTAG
- a CDS encoding glycosyltransferase, with protein MSNNSNIPNGVSFIIPVYNKAEHLPSVIQQIKLQQGNFPKQYIFLDDGSTDGSLNIVKSKTADWENVIIKTQPNSGSAAATNAAIKLANQPYLKFVDADDLLTEDATMALLNALKASDACLIFGGVRQFASACQLNLQGPSKDATVDRIDAPLRLALKNSLFNPSQFLVRTDAVRAVGGCDERVIHSQEYGLTLRLARRWPFLRLNDVVTWLPKQSEGRLSTNEGRQLQRVTRAVAHFLYENPDLPLSIKSFACKRLAGRSLKYVRRRSAGTDASRWYLRYLAARLNLVKNHAEFAAECVSAFESAEKSPVGEQAPNY; from the coding sequence ATGTCGAATAACAGTAACATTCCTAACGGTGTTTCTTTTATAATTCCGGTTTACAATAAGGCGGAGCATCTTCCCAGTGTCATCCAGCAAATAAAGTTACAACAGGGCAATTTTCCAAAACAGTATATTTTCTTGGATGATGGTTCCACCGATGGTTCGCTGAATATTGTAAAGTCAAAAACGGCAGATTGGGAAAATGTGATTATTAAAACTCAACCTAATTCGGGTTCAGCGGCTGCTACCAATGCTGCGATCAAATTGGCTAACCAGCCGTATCTTAAGTTTGTAGATGCCGATGATCTTTTGACTGAAGATGCCACAATGGCTCTACTCAATGCTCTAAAGGCCAGTGATGCTTGTTTAATTTTTGGAGGCGTAAGGCAGTTCGCATCAGCATGTCAATTAAATTTGCAGGGTCCTTCAAAAGATGCAACCGTAGACAGGATAGACGCTCCTCTCAGATTGGCGCTAAAAAACTCTCTATTCAATCCGTCACAATTTCTAGTTCGAACAGATGCTGTTCGTGCAGTGGGGGGGTGTGACGAACGGGTAATCCATTCACAAGAGTACGGATTAACGCTGAGGTTGGCCCGGAGGTGGCCATTTCTCAGGCTTAACGACGTTGTAACTTGGTTGCCAAAACAATCGGAAGGGCGTTTGTCTACAAATGAAGGTCGACAATTGCAGCGTGTAACAAGAGCAGTCGCGCACTTTCTTTATGAAAATCCTGACTTGCCCCTTTCCATAAAAAGTTTTGCTTGTAAGCGGCTCGCTGGTCGGTCTTTAAAATATGTCCGACGCCGTAGTGCAGGAACTGATGCAAGCCGATGGTATTTAAGATACCTTGCAGCTCGGCTCAATCTGGTTAAAAATCATGCTGAGTTTGCTGCCGAGTGTGTCTCGGCCTTCGAGAGTGCTGAAAAATCACCGGTTGGCGAACAAGCCCCTAATTATTAA
- the asnB gene encoding asparagine synthase (glutamine-hydrolyzing), with the protein MANKPLIIKKFDENMCGFAGVIDIKHAFEAPMLEDCARDMASRIAARGPDDEGVFLDKKAGFAVGFRRLSIIDLSDHGHQPMISQDGRYAVAFNGEIYNFSEIRETLEAEGVTSWRGSSDTEVLLAAICYYGLDKAVHLFDGMFAFALWDIKKSRLHLVRDRLGEKPLYYGWCGSHFLFGSELKAFTAHVAWQPEIEERALAAFLRYSYVPEPFSIYRGIFKLRPGHHLRLDVANMVPSILPKPSPYWCPREGFEASQVKNQFIEEDEALDRLEKLLTDSIKRRLTADVPLGVLLSGGIDSSIITALAQKETDGTIKTFTLGFEDPSFSEVTHAANVAKVLGTDHTNLIFSESSILQMVGKASECYDEPFGDISQIPTMLLADMTRPHVKVVLSGDGGDELFAGYPRYEAILDRYRGNNRGRRISFSLVSSILPTGLLNRVKSFTGRPYRLGDKIFRMIEEGTADTPEAMQALFMSRWRMVDSISNLNELGYFGESNYWPSTGDDLSRLTYADSQSYLPGDLLVKIDRASMCVGLEVRAPFLNHDFVSYAWSLPSDFKRRDGSGKYLLRRLLSKYVSPELYERPKQGFEPPMACWLRGPLREWAESLLSEQSLAQDGWLELEPIRNIWTEHLAGFRDWHFELWNVLMFQAWRGTWHL; encoded by the coding sequence TTGGCGAACAAGCCCCTAATTATTAAAAAGTTTGATGAAAACATGTGTGGCTTTGCTGGTGTAATTGACATAAAGCATGCGTTTGAAGCGCCGATGTTAGAAGATTGCGCCCGTGATATGGCGTCTCGTATCGCTGCCCGGGGCCCCGATGATGAGGGGGTCTTCCTTGATAAAAAGGCTGGATTCGCAGTTGGTTTCCGTCGTTTATCGATTATTGACCTGAGCGATCATGGGCATCAGCCAATGATATCGCAAGACGGACGCTACGCTGTGGCTTTCAATGGTGAAATTTATAATTTCAGTGAGATACGTGAGACTCTTGAAGCGGAAGGCGTTACAAGTTGGCGTGGAAGTTCAGACACCGAAGTGCTACTTGCTGCAATTTGTTATTACGGTTTAGACAAAGCGGTCCATCTTTTTGATGGGATGTTTGCTTTCGCACTTTGGGATATCAAGAAAAGTCGCTTGCATCTTGTACGCGATCGTTTAGGCGAAAAGCCGTTGTATTATGGTTGGTGTGGCAGTCACTTTCTATTTGGTTCTGAGTTGAAGGCTTTTACGGCGCACGTTGCATGGCAGCCAGAGATTGAAGAACGAGCTCTTGCCGCGTTCCTACGTTATTCATACGTTCCTGAACCATTCTCAATATATCGTGGTATATTCAAACTGCGTCCAGGTCATCATTTACGACTTGACGTAGCAAACATGGTTCCCTCTATTTTACCAAAACCAAGTCCGTATTGGTGTCCCAGAGAAGGTTTTGAGGCGAGCCAAGTCAAAAATCAGTTCATTGAGGAAGATGAAGCATTAGATAGATTAGAAAAATTATTAACCGATTCGATAAAACGTCGGCTTACTGCTGATGTTCCTCTAGGGGTTTTACTTTCCGGTGGGATCGACTCCTCTATTATCACAGCGTTAGCGCAAAAAGAGACAGATGGAACAATAAAAACATTTACTCTTGGCTTTGAAGATCCGTCCTTCAGTGAAGTAACGCATGCCGCTAATGTAGCCAAAGTGCTAGGCACTGATCATACAAATCTGATTTTTAGTGAGAGCTCCATTTTACAAATGGTCGGAAAAGCGTCGGAATGTTATGATGAACCCTTTGGCGACATAAGCCAAATACCAACGATGCTTTTGGCGGACATGACCCGCCCACATGTCAAGGTCGTATTATCTGGAGATGGCGGTGATGAGCTCTTTGCAGGTTATCCAAGATATGAGGCTATATTGGACCGGTATCGAGGAAATAATCGTGGAAGACGCATAAGTTTCTCGTTGGTGTCATCGATCCTGCCTACAGGCCTTCTCAATAGGGTAAAAAGTTTCACCGGTCGCCCCTATCGGTTAGGGGATAAGATTTTTCGAATGATAGAGGAGGGTACCGCCGATACGCCCGAGGCAATGCAGGCCCTTTTTATGTCTCGGTGGAGAATGGTTGACTCAATTAGTAATTTAAATGAACTTGGTTACTTCGGTGAATCAAACTATTGGCCAAGCACTGGGGATGACTTGAGCCGGTTGACGTACGCTGACTCTCAAAGTTATCTACCAGGAGACTTATTAGTCAAGATCGATCGAGCAAGCATGTGCGTAGGACTTGAAGTGCGTGCTCCTTTCTTGAACCATGACTTTGTAAGCTACGCATGGTCGTTACCATCAGATTTTAAAAGGCGGGACGGTTCGGGGAAATATCTCCTCCGGCGATTGTTGAGTAAGTACGTCTCGCCCGAGCTATACGAGAGGCCAAAGCAAGGGTTTGAGCCTCCGATGGCTTGTTGGCTTCGCGGGCCCTTACGTGAGTGGGCAGAATCTCTTTTGAGTGAGCAGAGCCTCGCCCAAGATGGATGGCTTGAGCTGGAGCCGATAAGGAATATCTGGACAGAGCATCTGGCAGGGTTTCGCGACTGGCATTTTGAGCTTTGGAATGTTCTGATGTTCCAGGCTTGGCGTGGTACTTGGCATTTGTAA
- a CDS encoding hydroxymethylglutaryl-CoA lyase → MALPGKVKIVEVGPRDGLQNEKKIVPLEVKVEFIERLGEAGVGAMEAGSFVSPKWIPQMANTNDVFARVSRRPGVKYSALIPNMRGFDQALAAKVDEVAIFAAATESFSQKNINCSIAESLNRFKPVAAAAMSAGIPLRGYISCGLGCPYEGEVSAKAVANVAAILEDMGCYEISLSDTIGTGTPIKAQSMVEATLERVALSKIAIHFHDTYGQALANILACLEMGVSVIDSSIAGLGGCPYAKGASGNVATEDVIYMLEGMGIETGIDLNKLLAVGQFISEYLERPSASKVATVFYQDRQASR, encoded by the coding sequence ATGGCATTACCCGGAAAGGTCAAAATCGTTGAAGTGGGTCCGCGTGATGGGCTGCAGAATGAGAAAAAGATCGTGCCTCTTGAGGTGAAGGTAGAGTTTATAGAGCGCTTGGGGGAAGCGGGAGTTGGGGCTATGGAAGCGGGGAGCTTTGTTTCACCAAAATGGATCCCCCAAATGGCTAACACTAACGACGTATTTGCCCGTGTTTCGAGAAGACCGGGTGTCAAATATTCGGCTCTAATACCCAATATGAGGGGGTTTGACCAAGCGTTAGCGGCCAAGGTGGATGAAGTTGCAATTTTTGCTGCCGCTACCGAGAGTTTCTCACAAAAAAATATTAATTGTTCTATTGCAGAAAGTTTGAACAGGTTCAAGCCGGTGGCAGCGGCGGCAATGTCGGCGGGCATTCCACTACGGGGTTATATATCTTGTGGCCTCGGATGTCCTTACGAAGGTGAGGTTTCGGCAAAAGCGGTGGCTAACGTAGCGGCTATTTTAGAGGACATGGGGTGCTATGAAATTTCATTAAGCGATACAATTGGCACAGGCACCCCTATAAAAGCGCAATCGATGGTTGAGGCAACTTTAGAACGGGTCGCGCTTAGTAAGATCGCAATTCATTTTCACGATACGTATGGTCAGGCTTTGGCAAACATCCTTGCCTGTCTTGAAATGGGTGTATCGGTGATCGATAGTTCTATTGCTGGGCTTGGTGGTTGTCCTTACGCGAAAGGGGCCAGTGGGAATGTAGCAACTGAGGACGTCATTTACATGTTAGAGGGTATGGGTATTGAAACCGGCATAGATCTTAACAAGCTTCTTGCTGTGGGACAGTTTATCAGTGAATATCTTGAGCGTCCCTCTGCTTCAAAGGTTGCGACAGTTTTTTATCAGGATAGGCAGGCCAGTAGGTGA
- a CDS encoding DUF1489 domain-containing protein — translation MSILHLKKLCVGIRDIEHLRMMQLGRLIKGRDGEAKLWHRTRNAPRRMGELLNGGSLYWVIGGFICARQMLKGNDSYVDENGIRRCLLLLDGDVIPTMPKRHRPFQGWRYLEAKDAPPDSNEEEQSDNMPFEMAQELRELGLL, via the coding sequence GTGAGTATTTTACATCTCAAAAAACTTTGTGTGGGCATCCGTGATATCGAACATTTACGGATGATGCAGTTGGGCCGCTTAATAAAAGGACGAGATGGCGAAGCCAAGCTATGGCACCGGACAAGGAATGCGCCACGGCGCATGGGTGAATTACTTAACGGAGGTTCACTATATTGGGTGATAGGTGGTTTTATTTGTGCTCGCCAGATGCTTAAAGGAAATGACTCATACGTAGATGAAAATGGTATCCGACGATGCTTACTGTTGTTAGATGGAGACGTTATCCCGACAATGCCAAAGCGGCATCGCCCCTTTCAAGGTTGGCGTTACTTGGAAGCGAAGGATGCACCGCCAGACTCAAATGAAGAGGAGCAATCAGATAATATGCCCTTTGAGATGGCCCAAGAGCTCAGAGAGTTGGGTTTGTTGTAG
- the hisI gene encoding phosphoribosyl-AMP cyclohydrolase yields the protein MAKDMIHKHFAPRTSVEQVEEGKRLAPKFDDNGVIPVITTDAKSGELLMHGYMNAEALTNTIRTGEAFYWSRSRQVLWHKGATSGLVQKVVEMRIDDDQDAIWLRVEVAGNGASCHVGYRSCFYRSVPTGTIPESPIILKFEELNKVFDPQDVYGNAPNPTKL from the coding sequence ATGGCAAAAGACATGATACACAAACATTTTGCACCTCGAACCTCAGTTGAGCAAGTAGAGGAAGGAAAACGTTTAGCGCCCAAATTTGATGACAATGGCGTCATCCCGGTTATTACTACGGATGCAAAAAGTGGCGAATTGCTTATGCACGGGTATATGAATGCTGAAGCCCTTACCAACACAATAAGAACTGGTGAAGCTTTCTATTGGAGCCGGAGCAGGCAGGTCCTGTGGCATAAAGGTGCAACCAGCGGATTAGTGCAAAAGGTAGTAGAAATGCGAATTGACGATGATCAGGATGCCATATGGCTTCGGGTCGAAGTTGCAGGAAATGGAGCAAGCTGTCATGTAGGTTACCGTTCTTGTTTTTATCGTTCAGTTCCCACTGGGACTATTCCCGAATCACCAATCATACTGAAATTCGAAGAGTTAAATAAGGTCTTTGATCCGCAGGACGTATACGGCAACGCTCCAAACCCAACCAAATTGTAG
- the cysS gene encoding cysteine--tRNA ligase, producing MSLTVFNSYSGVREVFLPNDPKRVTVYACGPTVYNNAHIGNARPAVVFDILVRLLRHLYGSKHVLYARNITDVDDKINAAAQKEGVPISIITERYTKIYHRDVEALGVLPPDLEPRATDHIEDMKLMIERLIAKGHAYARDGHVLFDVRSYSEYGALSKCNQDEIVAGARVEVAPYKKNPSDFVLWKPSVDGQAGWDSIWGFGRPGWHLECSAMIERHLGETIDIHAGGRDLLFPHHENEIAQSVCAHDGKTFARYWMHNGFVNIDHEKMSKSSGNVTLVSDLLDEAPGEAIRYALLSAHYRQPLGWSSASLVLARRNLDRIYEALRLLKDVHLEAPPMPAPSVIAALEDDLNTPKAMVEMAALVRLANTAQDENARREAKSSLIGSGALLGILEHDPIKWFAQGLEVDSNEIDELIEARNAARKAKDYEKADQIRNDLNERGVVIEDNNLGTTWRLAKK from the coding sequence ATGTCTTTAACTGTCTTCAATTCCTATTCTGGCGTTCGTGAAGTCTTCCTTCCGAATGATCCAAAACGTGTAACGGTCTATGCTTGCGGGCCCACTGTTTATAATAACGCTCACATTGGTAATGCTCGTCCCGCAGTGGTTTTTGATATTTTAGTGCGTTTGCTGCGACATCTCTATGGCAGTAAACACGTACTCTATGCTCGGAACATCACAGATGTAGATGATAAAATCAATGCTGCGGCACAAAAAGAAGGTGTCCCAATTAGCATTATCACCGAACGATATACCAAGATATATCACCGCGATGTAGAAGCTCTCGGAGTTTTGCCACCAGATTTGGAACCTCGAGCAACCGATCATATAGAAGATATGAAGCTTATGATTGAAAGGCTGATTGCGAAAGGGCATGCCTATGCAAGAGATGGACATGTTCTCTTTGATGTGCGCTCGTATTCGGAATATGGAGCGTTATCTAAATGCAACCAGGATGAGATTGTTGCTGGTGCAAGAGTGGAGGTTGCCCCGTATAAAAAAAATCCATCTGATTTTGTCCTTTGGAAACCATCAGTAGATGGGCAAGCGGGCTGGGACAGTATTTGGGGATTTGGACGTCCCGGCTGGCATCTGGAATGTTCTGCAATGATTGAAAGACATCTTGGTGAAACCATTGACATCCATGCGGGAGGTCGAGACCTGTTATTCCCGCATCATGAGAATGAAATTGCGCAAAGTGTCTGTGCGCATGATGGGAAGACATTTGCACGTTATTGGATGCATAATGGCTTCGTTAATATTGATCATGAAAAGATGTCAAAGTCTTCTGGTAATGTTACATTGGTATCTGACCTTCTTGATGAGGCACCTGGTGAAGCAATTCGATACGCACTGCTTTCTGCTCATTATCGACAACCGTTAGGTTGGTCGAGTGCTAGTCTTGTTTTGGCTAGGCGTAACCTTGATAGGATCTACGAAGCATTGAGGTTACTCAAAGATGTACATCTTGAGGCACCTCCCATGCCAGCACCTTCGGTTATCGCAGCTCTTGAGGATGATTTAAACACTCCCAAAGCCATGGTGGAAATGGCAGCACTAGTGCGGTTGGCAAATACTGCACAGGACGAGAACGCACGCAGAGAAGCAAAGTCTAGCCTGATTGGGTCGGGAGCCTTGTTGGGTATATTAGAACACGATCCGATTAAATGGTTTGCTCAAGGCCTTGAGGTAGATTCAAATGAGATCGATGAATTGATTGAGGCTCGTAACGCTGCGCGTAAAGCTAAGGATTATGAGAAAGCCGATCAAATTCGCAATGATTTGAATGAGCGCGGTGTCGTAATTGAGGATAATAATCTGGGTACTACATGGCGGCTAGCGAAAAAATAA
- a CDS encoding SDR family oxidoreductase produces MGRTAIVTGASKGIGLSIANNLSLDGKTVIGIARSDPEKNFPGLYYKIDLENDTAAVKALAEIVAEHQVDILVNNAGYSLPASAQDTTLKDFDKQINVNLRGALLCSQAVIPGMKRRKFGRIVHMASRAMMGKEDRTAYGAAKAGLVSFSRGWALELGPAGITVNTVSPGPIQTELFLRNHPPGTKKYQELVDSMPVGRLGIPEDIAHAVKFLVADEAGYITGQTIHVCGGMTIGAPGI; encoded by the coding sequence ATGGGACGTACTGCAATCGTCACAGGTGCCAGTAAAGGAATAGGGCTTTCGATAGCCAATAACCTAAGTCTTGATGGCAAGACTGTCATTGGAATCGCCCGTAGTGACCCGGAGAAAAACTTTCCGGGATTATACTACAAGATTGATTTAGAGAATGACACGGCTGCTGTTAAAGCCTTGGCGGAGATAGTAGCAGAGCACCAAGTAGACATACTGGTTAACAATGCCGGCTACTCACTACCCGCTAGTGCTCAAGACACTACTCTCAAGGATTTTGACAAACAGATAAATGTAAATCTGAGGGGCGCACTCTTGTGCAGCCAAGCCGTCATACCCGGCATGAAGAGGCGAAAATTTGGGCGTATCGTACACATGGCCTCACGCGCCATGATGGGTAAGGAAGATCGCACGGCCTATGGAGCTGCAAAGGCCGGGTTGGTGAGCTTCAGTAGGGGTTGGGCTTTAGAACTCGGGCCAGCAGGAATAACTGTCAACACGGTTTCTCCCGGGCCTATTCAAACGGAACTCTTTCTACGAAACCATCCGCCGGGAACCAAAAAATATCAAGAATTAGTTGATTCGATGCCAGTTGGACGCCTTGGCATACCGGAAGATATAGCCCATGCAGTGAAATTCCTTGTGGCTGATGAGGCTGGTTATATTACAGGACAGACAATTCATGTTTGTGGGGGGATGACAATAGGTGCGCCGGGTATTTAG